Below is a window of Stygiolobus azoricus DNA.
ATGATACGCCAGCAATAGGTTTTGCTGTGGGGATAGAAAGGACATCTCTCGTGTTAAATTCTGTAATATCACAAAAGTCGCCTAAAAAAGGCGTATTGATTATACTTTCTGAGGACAGAAGCAACAATAATTATGACGAAGGCATTATATCTTACGGACTTAAAACTCTTGAAAAACTGAGGCGTTTGGGTCTTGTAACAACGTTAAACCTAAAAGAACAGTCGTTATCTAAATTAATTCCTTCATACTTGGAAGAAGGATATTCTTTCTTGGTAATAATAGGTAGAAAAGAATTTGAGGAAAGAAAAGTCACTATTAAAAACCTAGAAAACAAAACTCAGGTAACGGTACCAGAAAGTAACATAGAGGATTATGTTAAGCAAATAATTTAAGTGATAAAAGGGTTTTGTTGAATAGGGTTATTTTGTTATGGAGGAATTACCTGCGACTGCTTTAGGTGTGAGATTAAGTGATAGCATAATTCTTGCAGGAGAAAGAAGGCTAAGTTATGGAAGCTTTGTATTAAGTAGGTCTGCCAAGAAAGTGTTTAAAATAGGTCGTTTTGGAATAGCTGGTGCAGGAATAATAGGAGATGTACAAACGTTAACAAGGATTATGGACGTTGAAATACGATATTATGAAATGTATAATAATAGAAAAATCAGCACTAAAGCTGCAGCTCAATTATTATCAGTGATCTTATACCAGAATAAATGGATGCCATACATTTCAGAACTATTATTTGGAGGGTTTGACGAAGACGGACCGAAAATGTATATACTAGATCCTATAGGGTCATTAATAGAAGATGATTACGCTGCGGTAGGATCTGGGGCAAGAGTAGCGATTGGTGTTTTAGAAAGTGAGTATAAACCGAACCTATCAATAGACAAGGCTAAGGAAATAGTAATAAAAGCTATGAAAGCTTCTATAGAGAGAGATGTAACATCTGGAGATGGTATAGATTTACTTATAATTAAAAAAGGAGAAATTAATGAAGAATTTATAAAGATAGTGGAGTAGATATTTATCTTAATTATTTAAAAATATTTAGCTTCTCTTTATACAATAATATACATGATCCATCATTTTAAACAAGTTTTCCTTTATTAAGCCCAAGTTTTTGGAAGAAATTTTAACTATTAATCCGTATAGTGAGATTTGATCTAAAATTGTGCCGTCATCTTGTAGTTTCTCATAGAAGAGATAACCGTGAGCACAAAAATCTTTTTCAGTATATGAAGGTTTCTCAATCGATATTTCTACTGTAACTTTTTCTCCCTCCTTGAATAGATTTATTTCCTCTA
It encodes the following:
- the psmB gene encoding archaeal proteasome endopeptidase complex subunit beta, which gives rise to MEELPATALGVRLSDSIILAGERRLSYGSFVLSRSAKKVFKIGRFGIAGAGIIGDVQTLTRIMDVEIRYYEMYNNRKISTKAAAQLLSVILYQNKWMPYISELLFGGFDEDGPKMYILDPIGSLIEDDYAAVGSGARVAIGVLESEYKPNLSIDKAKEIVIKAMKASIERDVTSGDGIDLLIIKKGEINEEFIKIVE
- a CDS encoding DNA-directed RNA polymerase subunit G; protein product: MQSIQPGKLYLSCTTSKIERGNLKNLLILKLECEQNIVIETDIVEEINLFKEGEKVTVEISIEKPSYTEKDFCAHGYLFYEKLQDDGTILDQISLYGLIVKISSKNLGLIKENLFKMMDHVYYCIKRS